One genomic segment of Stigmatopora argus isolate UIUO_Sarg chromosome 18, RoL_Sarg_1.0, whole genome shotgun sequence includes these proteins:
- the wnk4a gene encoding serine/threonine-protein kinase WNK4 isoform X2 gives MSHAQVEIPGCGFPGLSARRNSYGLHQISVDVDSPLFSGALSKALSWSAENILTLPESRAEEEEDEEKARDETPPASPPPDVAGSPNGSDGEPTRGKDPGLPPRVNFDARWEEEKEDVETKAVATSPDGRYLKFNIEIGRGSFKTVYKGLDTETTTVEVAWCELQTRKLTKAERQRFSEEVEMLKCLQHPNIVRFHDSWKSTMKGHKCIILVTELMTSGTLKTYLKRFKEMKLKLLQRWSCQILKGLHFLHTRTPPIIHRDLKCDNIFITGPTGSVKIGDLGLATLKRASFAKSVIGTPEFMAPEMYEEKYDEAVDVYAFGMCILEMATSEYPYSECQNAAQIYRKVTSGIKPDSFYNVKVPELKEIIEGCIRMNNDERYTIQDLLEHPFFQDNHGVHVELAEEDDTLKSGLKLWLRMDRTKKLHGKYKDNNAIEFLFDLYKDVPEEVAQEMVVLGFVCEADFKLVAKAIRDRVTAIKRQREKLKRQSAELRPRSSSPRAATESPAPSPAPPPAPSPVASSADSGVGSVCPAEPDEPEAEQHFHVRHHSLSSANSDCETDGDLSSSGLQDPLEATPPTSYANSPTTNGLPIPALRFPSSIAVSNNSESVNPGSPSGFNSPGDSYASDVTSGLSDGYEGVSEKSEKTVARRTPAKLFRRRVRSRLRITGLSDKVDRVVECQLQTHNDKMVTFKFDLDGDNPDDIAAVMVHNEFILPSEKEGFIYRMGDIIKRAEALMAKEQPVHPSGQRPPQPAFHNTGNPLSSSQPDLHSQSLPLNHFSSSLPDFAAANSSGESHGSPPPCDGGAVFAPDLTLPGRPLVRSQSFHNAPGSPLAYQHTASLLPHYHGPYMGSFPFHYPTRLVPPKAGIPSAGGLHPPLTRVSSSPTFGSVPCPAPPGSPNLLKDSESPPLPHPGMWPPHSQPLFSLANVISMAMSMAQSFIPPAQQGMPSYGGFNPHSAYPYPPQYQTPPPEVPYPTNVDPRSRMSPPTDGFFQGWPDSSTPSPWRTPLQHSEAPASPCLPPEGLEPFPGKIPVLAQVSGSTSSSDLSPSSTDSPENTLSSISTLSELNAGSPPNQKATPPTLSGCLSTPVTVGRFQVSPTLHVPGVAPLPQAGASRPEEGRAESEIALGASVALREEEVAEEVLEERPRARRRGRRRAHSLSLTGTSAESGPSAEGQPWDGAAGSPQYGNALHHLWTMTYSHSASYVSSDDSDSDDDDMLDELLELREKHLLEVQELQATQKQEIEDLYGKMGKVPPPGILSPAAVLSNRQRRLSKGIRRRNSLGGSSSSSQDKPSKGVTFASDINRM, from the exons ATGTCACACGCCCAGGTGGAGATCCCCGGATGCGGCTTCCCGGGCTTGTCCGCCCGCCGCAACTCGTACGGGCTGCACCAGATCAGCGTGGACGTGGACTCGCCCCTCTTCAGCGGCGCCCTGTCCAAAGCGCTCTCCTGGTCGGCCGAGAACATCCTGACCCTGCCCGAGTCCAGAGccgaagaggaggaggacgaggaaaaAGCCCGCGACGAGACGCCGCCGGCCAGCCCGCCGCCGGACGTCGCAGGCTCCCCGAACGGGTCGGACGGCGAACCCACGCGGGGTAAAGACCCGGGTTTGCCGCCCCGTGTGAACTTTGACGCGCGatgggaggaggagaaggaagacgTGGAGACCAAAGCGGTGGCGACGTCGCCCGACGGACGCTACCTTAAGTTCAACATCGAGATCGGGAGAGGGTCCTTCAAAACCGTCTACAAAGGCCTTGACACGGAGACCACCACGGTGGAGGTGGCTTGGTGTGAGCTTCAG ACTCGAAAACTGACCAAGGCCGAACGTCAGCGCTTCAGTGAGGAAGTGGAAATGCTAAAgtgcctccagcaccccaataTCGTTCGCTTCCACGACTCGTGGAAATCGACGATGAAGGGCCACAAGTGCATCATCCTGGTGACGGAGCTCATGACATCCGGCACTCTGAAGAC CTATCTGAAAAGATTCAAGGAGATGAAGCTGAAGCTGTTGCAACGCTGGAGCTGTCAGATCCTGAAGGGGCTTCACTTCCTTCACACGCGTACGCCGCCCATCATCCACCGAGATCTCAAGTGCGACAACATCTTCATCACCGGGCCCACCGGCTCCGTCAAGATTGGTGACCTCGGACTCGCCACCCTCAAAAGGGCCTCCTTTGCCAAAAGTGTGATTG GAACGCCAGAGTTTATGGCTCCGGAAATGTACGAGGAAAAGTACGACGAGGCCGTGGACGTCTACGCCTTTGGAATGTGCATCCTCGAGATGGCCACTTCCGAGTATCCGTACTCGGAGTGTCAAAACGCGGCGCAGATTTATCGCAAAGTGACCAGT GGCATCAAACCCGACAGCTTCTACAACGTGAAAGTCCCTGAGCTCAAAGAGATCATCGAAGGCTGCATTCGCATGAACAACGACGAAAG GTACACCATCCAGGACCTGCTGGAGCACCCCTTCTTCCAGGATAACCACGGCGTGCACGTGGAGCTAGCGGAGGAAGACGACACGCTCAAATCGGGCCTGAAGCTGTGGCTTCGCATGGACCGCACCAAGAAGCTCCATGGGAAATACAAGGACAACAACGCCATTGAGTTCCTCTTCGACTTGTATAAGGATGTCCCCGAGGAGGTCGCGCAGGAAATG GTGGTGCTGGGCTTTGTGTGCGAGGCCGACTTCAAGCTGGTGGCCAAGGCCATCCGGGACCGGGTGACGGCCATCAAACGTCAGCGGGAGAAACTCAAGCGCCAGTCGGCGGAGCTTCGTCCGCGTTCCTCCTCCCCGAGAGCGGCCACCGAGTCCCCCGCGCCGTCGCCGGCACCGCCGCCCGCCCCGTCCCCCGTCGCCAGCTCGGCCGACTCCGGCGTGGGCTCCGTCTGCCCCGCGGAGCCGGACGAGCCCGAGGCTGAGCAGCATTTTCACGTCCGCCACCACAGCCTCTCCTCGGCTAATT CTGACTGCGAGACGGACGGCGACCTGAGTTCTTCGGGTCTGCAGGACCCCCTAGAAGCCACGCCCCCGACCTCTTATGCTAACTCCCCGACCACCAACGGACTTCCTATCCCAGCGCTCCGCTTCCCCTCG AGCATTGCTGTATCCAACAACTCCGAGTCTGTCAATCCAGGATCTCCCAGTGGCTTCAACTCTCCTGGGGACAG TTACGCCTCCGATGTGACTTCTGGCCTGAGCGACGGCTACGAGGGCGTGTCGGAGAAGAGCGAGAAAACGGTCGCCAGGAGGACCCCCGCCAAGCTTTTCAGGAGGCGTGTACGCTCAAGGCTCCGCATCACCGGG CTGTCCGACAAGGTGGACCGAGTGGTGGAATGTCAGCTCCAGACGCACAACGACAAGATGGTGACGTTCAAATTTGACCTGGACGGCGACAACCCGGATGACATCGCTGCCGTTATG GTGCACAACGAGTTCATCTTGCCGTCAGAGAAGGAAGGTTTTATCTATCGGATGGGTGACATCATCAAACGGGCAGAGGCGCTCATGGCCAAAGAGCAGCCAGTGCACCCCAGTGGCCAGCGCCCCCCGCAGCCCGCCTTCCACAACACAGGCAATCCGCTGTCTTCTTCCCAG CCGGATCTGCACAGTCAGAGCCTCCCACTAAATCACTTCTCCTCGTCCCTGCCCG ACTTTGCCGCGGCTAACTCCAGCGGGGAGTCGCATGGCTCGCCGCCCCCGTGCGACGGCGGCGCCGTCTTCGCCCCGGACCTGACGTTGCCTGGGCGACCGCTTGTCCGTTCGCAGTCCTTCCACAACGCACCCG GTTCTCCTCTGGCCTATCAGCACACGGCATCTCTTCTCCCCCACTACCACGGGCCTTACATGGGCAGCTTCCCTTTCCATTATCCCACCCGGCTAGTTCCTCCCAAAGCGGGCATCCCGTCCGCGGGCGGCCTGCACCCCCCGCTGACTCGCGTGTCCAGTAGCCCCACATTTGGATCCGTTCCTTGCCCGGCGCCTCCGGGCTCCCCGAACCTCCTCAAAGACAGCGAGAGCCCACCCCTCCCGCATCCCGGCATGTGGCCCCCGCACAGTCAACCCCTGTTCTCTCTGGCCAACGTCATTTCCATGGCCATGAGCATGGCGCAGTCTTTCATTCCGCCCGCCCAGCAGGGTATGCCCTCTTACGGGGGATTCAACCCTCATTCGGCGTACCCGTACCCCCCTCAGTACCAAACCCCACCCCCGGAAGTGCCGTACCCGACGAACGTGGATCCCCGCTCGAGAATGTCGCCTCCGACAGACGGATTCTTTCAAGGTTGGCCGGACAGCTCCACGCCAAGCCCATGGCGCACTCCACTGCAACATAGCGAAGCCCCCGCATCTCCATGTCTCCCACCGGAGGGTCTCGAACCCTTCCCGGGCAAGATTCCGGTCTTGGCCCAAGTGTCCGGTTCCACTTCATCATCAGATTTGTCGCCGTCGTCAACAGACAGTCCAGAGAACACT TTATCATCCATCAGTACTCTGTCTGAACTGAACGCCGGAAGCCCGCCGAACCAAAAAGCCACGCCTCCGACCCTCTCGG GATGTCTGTCCACTCCGGTGACGGTGGGGCGTTTCCAGGTGTCGCCCACCCTCCACGTGCCGGGCGTTGCCCCGCTTCCGCAAGCGGGTGCGAGTCGTCCCGAGGAAGGACGGGCCGAGTCCGAGATCGCCCTGGGGGCTTCCGTGGCGTTGAGGGAGGAGGAAGTAGCGGAGGAGGTGCTAGAAGAGCGACCCAGGGCGAGGAGACGCGGGCGTCGGCGGGCCCACAGCCTCAGTTTGACGGGGACGTCCGCGGAAAGCGGGCCGTCGGCGGAAGGTCAGCCGTGGGACGGCGCCGCCGGAAGCCCGCAGTACGGCAACGCCCTTCATCACCTGTGGACCATGACGTACAGCCACAGCGCCTCCTACGTGAGCAGCGACGACTCGGacagcgacgacgacgacatgCTGGACGAGCTCCTGGAACTCCGAGAGAA GCATCTATTGGAGGTTCAGGAGCTGCAGGCGACACAAAAGCAAGAGATCGAGGATCTGTACGGCAAAATGGGCAAGGTCCCCCCACCCGGAATCCTCTCACCGGCCGCCGTGTTGTCCAACCGCCAACGCCGCCTGTCCAAAG GTATCAGAAGAAGAAACTCTCTTGGCGGGAGCAGCAGTAGCTCCCAAGACAAGCCCAGCAAAGGCGTCACGTTTGCGTCCGATATCAATAGAATG TAA
- the wnk4a gene encoding serine/threonine-protein kinase WNK4 isoform X1, which produces MSHAQVEIPGCGFPGLSARRNSYGLHQISVDVDSPLFSGALSKALSWSAENILTLPESRAEEEEDEEKARDETPPASPPPDVAGSPNGSDGEPTRGKDPGLPPRVNFDARWEEEKEDVETKAVATSPDGRYLKFNIEIGRGSFKTVYKGLDTETTTVEVAWCELQTRKLTKAERQRFSEEVEMLKCLQHPNIVRFHDSWKSTMKGHKCIILVTELMTSGTLKTYLKRFKEMKLKLLQRWSCQILKGLHFLHTRTPPIIHRDLKCDNIFITGPTGSVKIGDLGLATLKRASFAKSVIGTPEFMAPEMYEEKYDEAVDVYAFGMCILEMATSEYPYSECQNAAQIYRKVTSGIKPDSFYNVKVPELKEIIEGCIRMNNDERYTIQDLLEHPFFQDNHGVHVELAEEDDTLKSGLKLWLRMDRTKKLHGKYKDNNAIEFLFDLYKDVPEEVAQEMVVLGFVCEADFKLVAKAIRDRVTAIKRQREKLKRQSAELRPRSSSPRAATESPAPSPAPPPAPSPVASSADSGVGSVCPAEPDEPEAEQHFHVRHHSLSSANSDCETDGDLSSSGLQDPLEATPPTSYANSPTTNGLPIPALRFPSSIAVSNNSESVNPGSPSGFNSPGDSYASDVTSGLSDGYEGVSEKSEKTVARRTPAKLFRRRVRSRLRITGLSDKVDRVVECQLQTHNDKMVTFKFDLDGDNPDDIAAVMVHNEFILPSEKEGFIYRMGDIIKRAEALMAKEQPVHPSGQRPPQPAFHNTGNPLSSSQPDLHSQSLPLNHFSSSLPDFAAANSSGESHGSPPPCDGGAVFAPDLTLPGRPLVRSQSFHNAPGSPLAYQHTASLLPHYHGPYMGSFPFHYPTRLVPPKAGIPSAGGLHPPLTRVSSSPTFGSVPCPAPPGSPNLLKDSESPPLPHPGMWPPHSQPLFSLANVISMAMSMAQSFIPPAQQGMPSYGGFNPHSAYPYPPQYQTPPPEVPYPTNVDPRSRMSPPTDGFFQGWPDSSTPSPWRTPLQHSEAPASPCLPPEGLEPFPGKIPVLAQVSGSTSSSDLSPSSTDSPENTLSSISTLSELNAGSPPNQKATPPTLSGCLSTPVTVGRFQVSPTLHVPGVAPLPQAGASRPEEGRAESEIALGASVALREEEVAEEVLEERPRARRRGRRRAHSLSLTGTSAESGPSAEGQPWDGAAGSPQYGNALHHLWTMTYSHSASYVSSDDSDSDDDDMLDELLELREKHLLEVQELQATQKQEIEDLYGKMGKVPPPGILSPAAVLSNRQRRLSKGTGVPSSRRNSLQRLDLVPIQGIRRRNSLGGSSSSSQDKPSKGVTFASDINRM; this is translated from the exons ATGTCACACGCCCAGGTGGAGATCCCCGGATGCGGCTTCCCGGGCTTGTCCGCCCGCCGCAACTCGTACGGGCTGCACCAGATCAGCGTGGACGTGGACTCGCCCCTCTTCAGCGGCGCCCTGTCCAAAGCGCTCTCCTGGTCGGCCGAGAACATCCTGACCCTGCCCGAGTCCAGAGccgaagaggaggaggacgaggaaaaAGCCCGCGACGAGACGCCGCCGGCCAGCCCGCCGCCGGACGTCGCAGGCTCCCCGAACGGGTCGGACGGCGAACCCACGCGGGGTAAAGACCCGGGTTTGCCGCCCCGTGTGAACTTTGACGCGCGatgggaggaggagaaggaagacgTGGAGACCAAAGCGGTGGCGACGTCGCCCGACGGACGCTACCTTAAGTTCAACATCGAGATCGGGAGAGGGTCCTTCAAAACCGTCTACAAAGGCCTTGACACGGAGACCACCACGGTGGAGGTGGCTTGGTGTGAGCTTCAG ACTCGAAAACTGACCAAGGCCGAACGTCAGCGCTTCAGTGAGGAAGTGGAAATGCTAAAgtgcctccagcaccccaataTCGTTCGCTTCCACGACTCGTGGAAATCGACGATGAAGGGCCACAAGTGCATCATCCTGGTGACGGAGCTCATGACATCCGGCACTCTGAAGAC CTATCTGAAAAGATTCAAGGAGATGAAGCTGAAGCTGTTGCAACGCTGGAGCTGTCAGATCCTGAAGGGGCTTCACTTCCTTCACACGCGTACGCCGCCCATCATCCACCGAGATCTCAAGTGCGACAACATCTTCATCACCGGGCCCACCGGCTCCGTCAAGATTGGTGACCTCGGACTCGCCACCCTCAAAAGGGCCTCCTTTGCCAAAAGTGTGATTG GAACGCCAGAGTTTATGGCTCCGGAAATGTACGAGGAAAAGTACGACGAGGCCGTGGACGTCTACGCCTTTGGAATGTGCATCCTCGAGATGGCCACTTCCGAGTATCCGTACTCGGAGTGTCAAAACGCGGCGCAGATTTATCGCAAAGTGACCAGT GGCATCAAACCCGACAGCTTCTACAACGTGAAAGTCCCTGAGCTCAAAGAGATCATCGAAGGCTGCATTCGCATGAACAACGACGAAAG GTACACCATCCAGGACCTGCTGGAGCACCCCTTCTTCCAGGATAACCACGGCGTGCACGTGGAGCTAGCGGAGGAAGACGACACGCTCAAATCGGGCCTGAAGCTGTGGCTTCGCATGGACCGCACCAAGAAGCTCCATGGGAAATACAAGGACAACAACGCCATTGAGTTCCTCTTCGACTTGTATAAGGATGTCCCCGAGGAGGTCGCGCAGGAAATG GTGGTGCTGGGCTTTGTGTGCGAGGCCGACTTCAAGCTGGTGGCCAAGGCCATCCGGGACCGGGTGACGGCCATCAAACGTCAGCGGGAGAAACTCAAGCGCCAGTCGGCGGAGCTTCGTCCGCGTTCCTCCTCCCCGAGAGCGGCCACCGAGTCCCCCGCGCCGTCGCCGGCACCGCCGCCCGCCCCGTCCCCCGTCGCCAGCTCGGCCGACTCCGGCGTGGGCTCCGTCTGCCCCGCGGAGCCGGACGAGCCCGAGGCTGAGCAGCATTTTCACGTCCGCCACCACAGCCTCTCCTCGGCTAATT CTGACTGCGAGACGGACGGCGACCTGAGTTCTTCGGGTCTGCAGGACCCCCTAGAAGCCACGCCCCCGACCTCTTATGCTAACTCCCCGACCACCAACGGACTTCCTATCCCAGCGCTCCGCTTCCCCTCG AGCATTGCTGTATCCAACAACTCCGAGTCTGTCAATCCAGGATCTCCCAGTGGCTTCAACTCTCCTGGGGACAG TTACGCCTCCGATGTGACTTCTGGCCTGAGCGACGGCTACGAGGGCGTGTCGGAGAAGAGCGAGAAAACGGTCGCCAGGAGGACCCCCGCCAAGCTTTTCAGGAGGCGTGTACGCTCAAGGCTCCGCATCACCGGG CTGTCCGACAAGGTGGACCGAGTGGTGGAATGTCAGCTCCAGACGCACAACGACAAGATGGTGACGTTCAAATTTGACCTGGACGGCGACAACCCGGATGACATCGCTGCCGTTATG GTGCACAACGAGTTCATCTTGCCGTCAGAGAAGGAAGGTTTTATCTATCGGATGGGTGACATCATCAAACGGGCAGAGGCGCTCATGGCCAAAGAGCAGCCAGTGCACCCCAGTGGCCAGCGCCCCCCGCAGCCCGCCTTCCACAACACAGGCAATCCGCTGTCTTCTTCCCAG CCGGATCTGCACAGTCAGAGCCTCCCACTAAATCACTTCTCCTCGTCCCTGCCCG ACTTTGCCGCGGCTAACTCCAGCGGGGAGTCGCATGGCTCGCCGCCCCCGTGCGACGGCGGCGCCGTCTTCGCCCCGGACCTGACGTTGCCTGGGCGACCGCTTGTCCGTTCGCAGTCCTTCCACAACGCACCCG GTTCTCCTCTGGCCTATCAGCACACGGCATCTCTTCTCCCCCACTACCACGGGCCTTACATGGGCAGCTTCCCTTTCCATTATCCCACCCGGCTAGTTCCTCCCAAAGCGGGCATCCCGTCCGCGGGCGGCCTGCACCCCCCGCTGACTCGCGTGTCCAGTAGCCCCACATTTGGATCCGTTCCTTGCCCGGCGCCTCCGGGCTCCCCGAACCTCCTCAAAGACAGCGAGAGCCCACCCCTCCCGCATCCCGGCATGTGGCCCCCGCACAGTCAACCCCTGTTCTCTCTGGCCAACGTCATTTCCATGGCCATGAGCATGGCGCAGTCTTTCATTCCGCCCGCCCAGCAGGGTATGCCCTCTTACGGGGGATTCAACCCTCATTCGGCGTACCCGTACCCCCCTCAGTACCAAACCCCACCCCCGGAAGTGCCGTACCCGACGAACGTGGATCCCCGCTCGAGAATGTCGCCTCCGACAGACGGATTCTTTCAAGGTTGGCCGGACAGCTCCACGCCAAGCCCATGGCGCACTCCACTGCAACATAGCGAAGCCCCCGCATCTCCATGTCTCCCACCGGAGGGTCTCGAACCCTTCCCGGGCAAGATTCCGGTCTTGGCCCAAGTGTCCGGTTCCACTTCATCATCAGATTTGTCGCCGTCGTCAACAGACAGTCCAGAGAACACT TTATCATCCATCAGTACTCTGTCTGAACTGAACGCCGGAAGCCCGCCGAACCAAAAAGCCACGCCTCCGACCCTCTCGG GATGTCTGTCCACTCCGGTGACGGTGGGGCGTTTCCAGGTGTCGCCCACCCTCCACGTGCCGGGCGTTGCCCCGCTTCCGCAAGCGGGTGCGAGTCGTCCCGAGGAAGGACGGGCCGAGTCCGAGATCGCCCTGGGGGCTTCCGTGGCGTTGAGGGAGGAGGAAGTAGCGGAGGAGGTGCTAGAAGAGCGACCCAGGGCGAGGAGACGCGGGCGTCGGCGGGCCCACAGCCTCAGTTTGACGGGGACGTCCGCGGAAAGCGGGCCGTCGGCGGAAGGTCAGCCGTGGGACGGCGCCGCCGGAAGCCCGCAGTACGGCAACGCCCTTCATCACCTGTGGACCATGACGTACAGCCACAGCGCCTCCTACGTGAGCAGCGACGACTCGGacagcgacgacgacgacatgCTGGACGAGCTCCTGGAACTCCGAGAGAA GCATCTATTGGAGGTTCAGGAGCTGCAGGCGACACAAAAGCAAGAGATCGAGGATCTGTACGGCAAAATGGGCAAGGTCCCCCCACCCGGAATCCTCTCACCGGCCGCCGTGTTGTCCAACCGCCAACGCCGCCTGTCCAAAGGTACCGGGGTCCCGTCGTCGCGCCGCAATAGCCTCCAGCGTTTGGACTTGGTGCCCATTCAAG GTATCAGAAGAAGAAACTCTCTTGGCGGGAGCAGCAGTAGCTCCCAAGACAAGCCCAGCAAAGGCGTCACGTTTGCGTCCGATATCAATAGAATG TAA
- the LOC144093163 gene encoding rho GTPase-activating protein 15-like, translating into MSTKTSSNSMKATLRSPEATNPDGVSVACNVPPCPSPSQEPDATTMVAWEAIGDSCHFTTFGICGRQADAIPERSAFHGIDASLVQAGPTGRIVEEDRSPFGDVIQNKEVDDENAGAPIYVNVAQIRQQSIESNPPPDADDEWEVHVDPESGQNYYYQPATGRSTWENPVAQLPPDPEPRTPSPPGSPARFPSTARRPSRTSDWLELVDDRSGCPYFYNTMSGETSWEPPELQSPYTPLTETLSGHRFHQDESPDLPEEDYHSEDYPGGADGAQLDEDLLPATVSLVTPIEYDLSHVSRAVIPRASLDRSVPAGWGLSVEPDGTWVFTNDHSLEQWVKSRDDMGHTYYYLRDGSKSQWHLPEAVPSSAQEEDVVETDNFSNFNSWRQNVGPSLLMPVQEDTRFFPTHRRNTSDYSSDSSSTGNSPEAQPIVQNLEKAGILNKTKVSENGKKVRKNWAQTWTVLNGGLLTFHKDPKSTSPGISNKTNQIVPEVSVDLRGAMIGWASKDKSSKKNVLELKSKNGVEFLIQYDTESIITDWHKVLLDTIRQLEYQDHQSEEEDGSDTYERIGGAEQQIVLRRASRQSVISHSGGETDPKKVRSKLKKFLTKRPSLQAVKEKGYIRDNVFGCHLATLCEQERTTVPSFVRRCIAALENRGLGIDGLYRVSGNLAVIQKLRFKADRDELDLDDAQWSDAHVLTGALKLFFRELPEPLFPYSHFHSFIAAIRIPDYNEKFDSINELIKSLPVPNHDTMSLLFGHLRRVIQCGDDNRMTVHNVAIVFGPTLLRPEAESGNIAMHTVFQNQIVEFILNDYEHLFQ; encoded by the exons ATGAGTACGAAAACTTCATCGAACTCAATGAAAGCTACTTTACGCTCTCCGGAAGCGACCAACCCCGACGGCGTGTCGGTGGCATGCAACGTGCCACCTTGCCCATCTCCATCCCAGGAACCCGACGCCACGACGATGGTGGCCTGGGAAGCGATCGGAGATTCCTGCCACTTCACCACGTTTGGCATCTGCGGCCGCCAAGCTGACGCCATACCCGAGAGAAGCGCTTTCCACGGAATCGACGCATCACTCGTGCAAGCGGGCCCGACTGGCAGAATTGTCGAGGAGGATCGGTCGCCCTTTGGGGACGTCATTCAAAACAAGGAG GTTGACGACGAAAACGCCGGAGCGCCCATTTATGTCAACGTAGCTCAAATTCGCCAGCAATCCATCGAATCAAATCCCCCTCCGGACGCCGACGACGAATGGGAGGTGCACGTTGACCCGGAGAGCGGTCAGAACTACTACTACCAGCCCGCCACGGGGCGCTCCACTTGGGAAAACCCTGTGGCCCAGTTGCCCCCCGACCCCGAGCCGCGTACCCCGTCACCCCCCGGGTCCCCCGCCCGCTTCCCGTCCACCGCCCGCCGCCCGTCGCGGACATCGGACTGGTTGGAGCTAGTGGATGACCGCAGCGGGTGCCCCTACTTTTACAACACCATGTCTGGGGAAACTTCGTGGGAGCCGCCGGAGTTGCAGAGCCCTTACACCCCCCTGACGGAGACCCTGAGCGGGCACCGCTTTCACCAGGACGAGTCG CCCGATTTACCCGAGGAAGACTACCACTCGGAAGACTATCCAGGGGGCGCCGATGGAGCCCAACTGGACGAGGACCTCCTCCCGGCCACCGTGTCCCTCGTCACTCCCATAGAATATGACCTGTCGCATGTGAGCCGCGCTGTCATCCCTCGGGCTAGCTTGGACCGCAGCGTGCCCGCCGGATGGGGTCTCAGCGTGGAACCCGACGGCACCTGGGTGTTTACCAACGACCACTCGCTGGAGCAG TGGGTCAAGTCCCGTGACGACATGGGGCACACTTACTACTACCTGAGAGACGGATCCAAGTCCCAGTGGCACCTGCCCGAG GCAGTTCCTTCGTCGGCCCAGGAGGAGGACGTGGTAGAGACCGACAACTTTAGCAACTTCAACAGCtggagacagaatgtgggaccGTCTTTACTAATGCCGGTCCAAGAGGACACG AGGTTCTTCCCGACCCACCGAAGGAACACGTCGGACTACAGTAGCGACAGCTCAAGCACGGGAAACTCCCCTGAGGCGCAGCCCATT GTGCAGAATTTAGAGAAAGCTGGGATTctcaacaaaacaaaagtgtCTGAAAACGGGAAAAAAGTCCG GAAAAACTGGGCCCAGACCTGGACCGTCCTAAATGGAGGCCTGCTGACCTTCCACAAAGATCCAAAATCGACATCACCCGGAATTTCG AACAAGACCAATCAGATTGTCCCGGAGGTCTCGGTGGACCTGCGAGGCGCCATGATTGGCTGGGCCTCGAAGGACAAATCCAGCAAGAAGAACGTTCTAGAG TTAAAAAGCAAGAATGGCGTGGAGTTCCTGATCCAGTACGATACTGAGAGCATCATCACCGACTGGCACAAAGTATTATTGGACACAATACGACAACTG GAGTACCAGGACCATCAATCTGAGGAGGAGGACGGCAGCGACACGTATGAAAGGATTGGGGGCGCCGAGCAACAGATTGTCTTGCGTCGGG cTTCCAGGCAGAGTGTCATCAGCCATAGCGGTGGAGAGACGGACCCCAAGAAGGTCCGCTCCAAGCTGAAAAAGTTCCTCACCAAGCGTCCTTCACTTCAGGCCGTCAAGGAGAAAGGATACATACGAG ACAATGTGTTCGGATGCCACCTAGCCACACTTTGCGAGCAGGAAAGGACCACTGTTCCCAGCTTTGTGAGGAGGTGCATCGCAGCACTTGAAAACAGAG GTTTGGGCATTGATGGACTCTACAGGGTCAGCGGGAACCTCGCCGTCATCCAGAAACTGCGCTTCAAGGCAGATCGCG ATGAACTGGATCTGGACGACGCCCAGTGGTCGGACGCTCACGTCCTCACCGGAGCGCTGAAGCTGTTTTTCCGCGAGCTTCCCGAGCCGCTTTTCCCCTACAGCCACTTCCACAGCTTCATCGCTGCTATCA GAATTCCTGATTACAACGAAAAGTTTGATTCCATTAATGAATTGATCAAATCTCTTCCCGTCCCAAATCACGACACCATGAGTCTCTTGTTTGGACATTTACGGCG AGTCATCCAGTGTGGTGACGACAACCGCATGACGGTGCACAACGTGGCCATCGTGTTCGGACCAACGCTTCTTCGGCCCGAAGCAGAGTCGGGCAACATCGCCATGCACACGGTTTTCCAGAATCAGATCGTAGAGTTCATTCTCAATGATTATGAGCACCTCTTCCAATAA
- the vps25 gene encoding vacuolar protein-sorting-associated protein 25: MSFEWPWQYNFPPFFTLQPNVDTRQKQLAAWCSLALAYYRHQKLYTLDVMEAQESPVFNNRKIERKLSMEAIQVVFEELRKNGNLEWLDKNKARCLVMWRRPEEWGKLMYNWVSKNGMNNTVFTLYELSNGDDTEGEEFHGLEEWMLLRSLQALQTDGKAEIISMDDGKGVKFF, translated from the exons ATGAGTTTCGAGTGGCCCTGGCAGTACAATTTTCCTCCGTTTTTCAC GCTTCAACCCAATGTGGACACAAGACAAAAACAACTGGCGGCATGGTGTTCACTTGCCTTGGCCTACTATCGCCATCAAAAGCTCTACACGCTGGACGTGATGGAGGCCCAGGAGAGCCCCGTCTTCAACAACCGCAAAATTGAGC GAAAACTGTCTATGGAAGCCATTCAAGTGGTTTTTGAGGAGCTAAGGAAAAATG GAAATCTGGAGTGGCTGGACAAGAACAAGGCCAGATGTTTGGTGATGTGGAGGCGGCCTGAGGAGTGGGGAAAGCTCATGTATAACTGG GTGTCCAAAAACGGGATGAACAACACGGTATTCACACTGTACGAGCTGTCCAACGGCGACGACACAGAGGGCGAAG AGTTCCACGGCCTGGAAGAATGGATGCTGCTGCGCTCTTTGCAGGCCCTGCAGACGGACGGCAAAGCCGAGATCATCAGCATGGACGACGGCAAAGGCGTCAAGTTCTTTTGA